The DNA segment GGTCCCGGTACTGGAAACCTCACCATGAAACTTCTAGAAGCCGCCCATCACGTCGTAGCCGTGGAGCTAGATAAGCGTATGGTTGAGATTCTACGCACAAGGGTCTCTGACCATGGTTTTCAACATAAACTTACGGTACACTCTCTCTTCTTATTCATTTTGTACATAAGCGCACACAACCTGTTCgatgaaatgaccaaaaaaaaaagacagaactGATTTAAAAGTCTCCaaactaatatttatttaaaaaataggcCAATTTGGGTGgaaaaacaagaaacataaGTTTATTAGGTCTTGATGCAGGGGAAAATTTATTTAGGTATGTGGTATGAGTCTTTCATACGAATTTACCTTGCTGACCCCAAGCTCAATCCAAGTTGATACGTAAGCTGCAGTTCGAGTAGAGTAGGTAAATCTAGGGTAGATATTGCTGTCAGGTGGTGTCTGCTGAAAGAGACATTTTGTCTCTATATATTACCAATTTTCCCACTAcagtttgaaattgaaaattgatATAAGGGATTTTTGGCTTCTGGAAACGTTAACAATGAGATGTTAGGTGTTAGTAATTTTAGGACTCTCAGGCTGACTTAATTAGGAAAATATAGCATATGGTATGCATTAAATTTCATGGAATTATGACGCTAAATCATATTATTATGAAACAAAGTATTAAATGTTACTGTATTACATGTGATTAGGGGTggacactttacccgatatccgaagtggcaaaaagttacatccaaaatgatttgttactcacttaaaatgcatgtcaagttttttatttcaaaaattaacaaaaagttacatccaatttttttaaaaaaataactaaattaatatctttttagttttaaattttatgtctaaatctattaaccattcaatctattaaaaataaaaaattagttaactgaaagttatatttttaaatacaagaaacttgagaaatgaaaattttaatttttttttcaaaatctaaatatccgaacccgatccgaaaaaaccgaatccgaactaaaaatacccgaacccgacccgaagtacagaaatacccgaacgggttctacacctatatactgaaatacccgaaaatccgaaatacccgacccgaacccgaatgccCATCCCTATCATGTGACagtaactaattaataaccgaCGATGGTCATATAAACTCTGTAGACGAGACAAAAAAGAAATCCCACAGATTTTGTGTTTGACAAAACAGCTCCTTGTTCATTGCCTTTTTAGAAGCTCAGGCCTGGGGTCGCATCGGTCCATGCAGTGGAGATGGAAGCCGGGTTTGAACAGCGGGAATAATGAACACCGTAACGCATTCTCGACACATGCTTAGCGGTGTTGGAAGTTACCGATGATTGAATAGGAAGAAAATCGAAATGATGTCATTCtagaaaaagagtaaagagtaatgTAAATTTAACAGAGACGAGTAATATGTAATGGAATTGGTATATGTGTATGAATAACAGCCACAAAACCCATCTGAAATAacgtaaatatatatgtttatgtaaAGGAGACATAAACCATAAATTTGGAAGAGATGTCGGTTTACGCGTCCTGGTTTTCTTTAACCAAAATTAGATTTGATTTTCGGGGAatgaaaccaaaccaatttgGATAATAATTACGTGATTTACTTCTCTAGACCATAATAATTACACTAGAAGCTACAAAGAATAGGGTCCTATAGTCTACGCCTAGTGGAGTCAGATATAGTAGCTAGGTAGAAGGATATTTCTGGGATATAAAGAAAGTTGAACAGTGTTAACCAATCGCCTAAATACGTTTATTTTCGTGTGTATGTAGTGCAATTGCCctaaaaaatatgatagatatttgtttttttttcaaaatatcagGATAAAAAATGTgatagatatttgttttttttttcaaaataccttgagtgattttatttaaaaaatgtgttagatatttttttttttttcaaaatgccaagagtgattttattttaaaaatgtgatagatatttgttttttttttcaaaataccaggagtgattttattttaaaaatgtgatagatatttgttttttttttcaaaataccagGAGTGatttttaacaataaaattgttataaaaataaatatactttcatataaaaaaatttaaacctttttcttattttctaatACAAAAATacatgcatttttaaaaattggacCTTGTCTATTAAGAAATAGGGGAGAACATATAGGACCGGAGCGATCGCACCTCTTGTCCCCTGGCCGGCACTGGAGAGAGAACTGACTTCTTTGTTTTCTGTTATAGATCATTCAGAAAGATGTCCTCAAGACAGACTTCCCTGAGTTTGATCTCGTGGTTGCTAATATTCCATACAACATATCTTCCCCTTTGGTGGCGAAGCTTGTCTACGGCTCCAACACCTTCCGCACGGCCACGCTCTTGCTTCAGAAGGAATTCTCCCGCCGCCTCTTGGCTAACCCTGGCGATTCTGATTTCAACAGATTGGCTGTGAACGTGAAGCTCCTGGCTGATGTCAAATTCGTTATGGATGTGAGCAAAAGAGAGTTTGTTCCTCCCCCTAAAGTCGATTCGTCCGTTGTCATGATCACGCCCAAGGAGGTGAAACCTGATGTAAATGTTCGAGAATGGCTGGCTTTTACTCGCACTTGTTTCGGGAAGAAGAATAAGACGCTTGGTTCCATGTTTAGGCAGAAGAAGAAGGTCGTGGAGCTGCTGAGTTTGTCCAAAGTTGGAATTACTACGAATGCAAGTGATGTTGTTGAAGAAGGGGATAACCGTGTCTTGTGTTTGGATACAGATGCAAGTATGTTCAAGGAAAGGGTGATTGGAGTTCTGAAATCGAATGGGTTCGAAGACAAACGACCATCGAAGCTTTCTCATGGTGAGTTATTGCGTTTGCTTTCTTTGTTTAACCAAGCTGGTATCTTTTTTCATTCTTTACCAATGGATCTACACGATTATTGAtgctaagttttgttttaactagtaattttgtttattttctccgAGTAATTTGAGCTGCTTTGCCTTTAATCGAACCCATTAATTTCACAAGTCTTTATTATGTAAttgtaaattaaaaagaatGACACTGTCTTCCTTGagttaaaccaaataaaaagattaaagaTGATGATATCTTTATCCCCTTGGAGGTTGTTTTAGCAATTTCAGCACGTTTTCATAGACGATGAAAGTGATGGAAGAAGCAGGCACATTTTCCAAAAGCGCCCCAATAGTTTTTAAATTGACCAAACGCATGTTCATCTAGTGCACCTTGAAAATTAGAGTAGCAATCACCAAAATAAATCTTCAAATACACTCGAGGGAGAGCACACATTCATACAAGAAAGGCAAAAGAAATAGATGACACGTCGTCCATGCCAAACAAATGCATGAAACTAAACCATGATATATAGTATAAGGGTTTGATTAATAAGCTGCATGGTTAACCCTCCGACAGATTCTCCGGATCTCTCCCCTCGCGCCGGTCAATGGAGAGATATTCCCCATCTTCACCATCGACCTCGCGAACTGCTCAAAGAAGGCCTCTTGATTCTCAGCATAGAGCTCCACCAGCTCCTTGGACTCTCTGTTCTTTGTGAACAGAACCTCGTCAGAGCTCAATAGCCCTTTGTACATGATGAGGTTCTTGAAGTAGTGGTTGTCGAACTTGAAGGGTGTCACCAagtcgaggaagaagaggtttTGGTCACCGCCGGATCTTGGACATTGCTTACGCAACACGGAGGCGTAGTattggtttagggttagatCAGGCTTGCCGTTGCCAGACTGGTTGTATAACCTCTGCCTGAAACTTGTGCACCTTGAGTTTCCAATGGTGTGACTTCCTGCAAATCATCATACGAAACAAAACCccttctaaatatatatatcttttgaaTGAAAACCCCTTCTAAATATTACAACTGAACTTAATCAGCAAAGCCAAGCCCTTCAACATCCACTTATCacatttaaaatgttttcaaaagctaacaaacatttaaaaataaaaataaaagaggaataaaaataaaataatatgggGAGTTTTCTAACGATTTTTTAGGGTCGGTTAATATATATAGGTAAGTTGTTACAAATGAATATTGTAATTAATTAGTACCAGAGAGGGAGACAAGATCGACAAGATTAAGGCCTTGACGCTTGAATTTAGTGAGGATAGTTTGAAAAGTGTTGTTGGGAGCAGGAATGTCATTGTTGGAACCACTCAAGCTTGCTCCTCTCGCGTCTCTTCTTCCTAGAGGTACTTCCCAACTCGGTCCACCTGTCTGTATTATTTCATATGACCATGTGTTGAACTAATTAAGTTTTTAGTGATAATTCGTATTAcaaataatttgataatttgTTACTGTGACTTACAATGACGGTTGAGTCTCTAGCGGCTAGAGCCAAGATATCAGCACAAGAAACTGTTTCAGGACACTCTTGTTCTAAGGCATGTTTGATCTCTTCGATGACCTCGAAACCACGAGCTGAATTTCGGTTAGGGTTTGATCGTTTCTCGCTGATTATGGTTCCACTGTTGTCCAGTAGTATGGAAGCATCACATCCCTGCGGTACGCgagaaaaataaatgttaaaacGAAAATTTAATCGTTCATACTAAAATAAGGGAGAGAAGATGCGAAGGTTGAAACCTTGACGAAACAATCGTGGAAATGGAGTCTGAGCAAGGAGGCGGGCATGCGAGGATCCTGTGCGAAGGCTTTGGCGACAATTGACTGAACAATCTCTTGAGCTTTAGGACATGAGTGGTCGTAGAATTGAGGGAAGAGATAGCCGCCACTTCCATAGGCTTTGGAACTCAAACAAAGAGGAGAGAAGGCGATAAGGGAGAGGGCTACGATAAGAATGTTCAATGATACAGCCATTTTGGGGGATTCTTTTGCTTGATTTTCTACAAAAGTAATTGGGGTTTAACTTAATCGGTTTCTTGTAACTAATTGAGTTTCTTGTGATAGAATGGGTTCCATATTTCCATCATTTATAGAGTAGACTTTGTGGAAATTTGTGAAAGCCGTTGGAGTTGGTAACTAATCTTAGATATTGGGTTAGATGGATACATTATTCTTTAAGGATTGGTTTGAATACGAGATATTTGTTGAGAGTTGTATTGTGTTCACCGTCGATGATGATCAATTTATATATGGAACTAATATTAAATTTGCAGTTAGTCAAGTCATATACCAAACCGAGAAGATGATTagacatattaataaaattaatgaatCGAGAGAACATCAACATTCAACACAAGCTAGCAAAACAATTGCGTACGTATtgggtttttagtttttacttgGTTGACATTTGAGATTTGACCATATATAGTCAAGAAAACAATGCTAACTGTTGTCTGTTGTGTAAGCAAAGTAATACTCGTCTTATCGTGTGCTTAACAGGTAGATACGGTTGCTAGACTACGACAAAGACAATAGTAATTGGTAGATAATGCCAAAATTATTAAGAACAGCTCCAACTGCTATTCATCACAAAACCAAACAATctatttttccttttgttttcagTGCAACAAAATAGAACAATGAACATTAAAAAAGCATGATCAAACAGTGTTTCTAGACTTTCTAAACTATTTAAAAGTCATCACTTATTTTATGTAACAAATCTTAAAGATATTGAATTATTGTGATTGAACATACTTGCTTACATGTGCAAATGAAAGCTTAAAATTTACTAGAACTTGATCCACGTCTCTGCGcagatgtttgatttaacttgtgttcaatgtaaatttataaaccgttggttttataaaaaaaattcatgtatatatttttatgttttgtaatttgatGATTTAGTTAATCccatgaaaatgtttttttcctttaatacatggctaaatatgtaaataaaagaaattactaaaaatattactatacatatttcaaacaattatcatttaaatttttatatatgtttccaaacaataacaaaagatacttcagttttaataatatagatgagtcTATGCGGAAGAGTGACACAAGAACAATTCTCATTCGATGTAGAAAAAGTTCAATGTATTGGGGAAACGGGAAAATTCCATTAGGTTTATAGAACTACAGCCGTTACAAAATACGAACCAACGATCGACAAAGGTGTATAACACATTTTAGCAGAAGTAACATATAAGTAAATAACTTAACAAGAAAGTAGATATATAGATATCAAAATACAGAATACAGTaaaaacatgtccataacatAAAAAGAGCCAGATTCCCCTAAGACACTCctctctcacacacacacacacacacacacacacacacacacacacacacacacacacacacactcatATTAAGCCATATAACACATCGCAGGATCGCACAATAAAAAGGCACACCTACAACGTCTAGATGCGACTGcgttactttttatttatatgtatatgcgTTTGTTCCAAGTTTTAATAGTATGTTTTGTTATTAACGATGACGACCACCAGAAGCTTATCCTTGATCTTGTCTATCATGCCCTTTTTCTCGTGGCGCTCATCACCGTGGCCTCCAGCATCATAAACGGTGATAGTTCACATCCACTGAGATTGACCAGACTGATCATGATGACCATGCAACTTCTCCTTAATCTTATAGGTTATTCCCTTATTCTTCCACCTCTCACCTTTCCCAGCATCCtcctatatactatatatcatCATATCGGAATTGTCAAAACATACACCTGCATATGTATGATTATAGTAATTTGTTAACGTACCAAGATAGAGCTGGATCCAGATCCATAGCGGTGAAGCATTCCGCCCAAGCCGGCCACCACCACTTTCCTAATGGAGTTGCTCCTGGCTGTGGTGCCCAGGGGCGTCCCTGAACCAAGCAAACTGAAACATAGGTTTTGGGCCTCCAACTTCTACAGGCcccaattttaataaaaaatatttatgtaattatataattttctgataaataataaaaagagttctggagaaaagaaaacagaaaaaacCTATAgtagatattataaataaactgGGATCCacaattaatcaaaaaaatctacagcaatgtttcttcttccttctctctctcacgattcttcttctactctcCTTTTGAACAACTAAAATCATTTGAATGAGAATGTGtaattatatttctataatGTTAAGTATAGACAGGGTCCccgtttttgttttgattatggCCCCAAGTATTGCAGGAACGCCCCTGGTGGTGCCTAACTCCAGGGCCAGCTCCCAAGGCGCAAGTTCCAGAATCCAGCCTCGTATCCTTCGCCACCTGTCCCATAGGTCCCACCGGTGGCTCCACAAGTTTTTGGTGGCTCCACCAGTTCAGGTGGCTCGAGATATGCGTAAAGTCTCTTCGCCGTC comes from the Brassica napus cultivar Da-Ae chromosome A7, Da-Ae, whole genome shotgun sequence genome and includes:
- the LOC106356543 gene encoding peroxidase 72 gives rise to the protein MAVSLNILIVALSLIAFSPLCLSSKAYGSGGYLFPQFYDHSCPKAQEIVQSIVAKAFAQDPRMPASLLRLHFHDCFVKGCDASILLDNSGTIISEKRSNPNRNSARGFEVIEEIKHALEQECPETVSCADILALAARDSTVITGGPSWEVPLGRRDARGASLSGSNNDIPAPNNTFQTILTKFKRQGLNLVDLVSLSGSHTIGNSRCTSFRQRLYNQSGNGKPDLTLNQYYASVLRKQCPRSGGDQNLFFLDLVTPFKFDNHYFKNLIMYKGLLSSDEVLFTKNRESKELVELYAENQEAFFEQFARSMVKMGNISPLTGARGEIRRICRRVNHAAY
- the LOC106356544 gene encoding ribosomal RNA small subunit methyltransferase, mitochondrial → MIQKTVGSSIKSSTSCLSSLLLVRRNSHSRIRGYESNGQVVEKKKQHDGLFLQKSKGQHLLTNTRILDAIVRSSDVRPTDTVLEIGPGTGNLTMKLLEAAHHVVAVELDKRMVEILRTRVSDHGFQHKLTIIQKDVLKTDFPEFDLVVANIPYNISSPLVAKLVYGSNTFRTATLLLQKEFSRRLLANPGDSDFNRLAVNVKLLADVKFVMDVSKREFVPPPKVDSSVVMITPKEVKPDVNVREWLAFTRTCFGKKNKTLGSMFRQKKKVVELLSLSKVGITTNASDVVEEGDNRVLCLDTDASMFKERVIGVLKSNGFEDKRPSKLSHGELLRLLSLFNQAGIFFHSLPMDLHDY